A genome region from Triticum aestivum cultivar Chinese Spring chromosome 2B, IWGSC CS RefSeq v2.1, whole genome shotgun sequence includes the following:
- the LOC123046331 gene encoding thioredoxin-like 3-3: MSAEAGNGKEEARKTGLEGTRLPLPGGSHGSVRCAGSDPQLRHMLDSLKSSKASAVINYGASWCGVCNQILPPFCKFSNEFKNLSFIYAHVDECPETTQNIRYTPTFHFYRDGERVDEMFGAGEERLRDRLWLHS; encoded by the exons ATGAGTGCCGAGGCAGGCAATGGGAAGGAGGAAGCCAGAAAGACAGGTTTGGAGGGCACCAGACTGCCCCTTCCAGGTGGCTCCCATGGCAGCGTGCGATGCGCTGGCAGCGACCCGCAGTTGAGACACATGCTTGATTCCCTCAAATCCTCCAAGGCTTCT GCTGTGATCAACTATGGCGCCTCATG GTGCGGTGTTTGCAATCAGATTCTTCCACCCTTCTGCAAATTCAGCAATGAATTCAAGAATCTTAGTTTCATCTATGCCCATGTTGATGAGTGCCCCGAAACAACTCAGAACATACGATACACTCCGACCTTCCATTTTTACCGGGATGGAGAAAGGGTGGATGAGATGTTTGGTGCAGGGGAAGAGAGGCTACGGGATCGATTGTGGTTGCATTCATGA